The region GCGTTCATGAAAGACAGGATTCGCAACAATCTGGATGGCACTTGTATTGTCGACATAAAGTGATGTAGGCTTTGTTTGAGGAAATCCAAGTTCAGCCAAAGGACCATGTAACCAAATAATTTCCGAGCAGGCAGCAGACATTGAGTGATACTCAGATTCAGTAGAGGATTTAGAGACTCTTGCTTGCTTCTTACAGTTCCATGAGATCAACGAAGAACCAAGAAACATGCACCAACCAGTGACAGAGCGACGAGTGTCCGGACACCCGACCCAATCTGCATCACTATAAGCACTCAATATAGAAGCTATTCCAGTGGGGGGAAATAGACCATGATGAGAGGTTCCTTTCAAATAACGAATTATACGATAAACTGCTACCAAACGAAGATGCTGAGGAGAACGCATGAACTGACTTACTTGTTGAACAACAAAAGATATGTCAGGACGAGTAATAGTTAAGTAATTAAGGTTGCCCACAAGTTGTCGATACAATAAAGGATCTGACAACAGATCACCATCATCACAATGATATTTAATATTAACCTCAAGAGGGGTATCCACTGGATTAGTTGCTTCAAGACCATCCATAGAAATCAAATTTGTGGCATACTTGTGTTGATGGAGGAAGGTTCCCTTGGACATAGAATGAACCTCAAGACTAAGAAAATAATATAGATTACCCATATCTTTCATGTGAAATGAGGTATGTAACTGTTTCTTAAGTCACTGAATGGAAGCATGATCAGAACCAATaataatcatatcatcaacatataaaaGAAGCATAACAATACCCGCAGATGTGTTATGAATAAATAAAGAGGAATCATACTAACTCTGAGTAAAAGAGAACCCAAGTAGAGTGGAGCGGAATTTCTCGTACCATGCTCGAGGTGCCTGTTTCAAACCATATAAGGAGCGTTTGAGTTTGCACACGCCTTTAGATGAAGAGAATAAGCCTTGAGGTGGAGTCATATAAATATCTTCTATCAGATCACCATGAAGAAAAGCattcttcacatccatttgatgaatAAACCACCCACTAGAAGCAGCTATAGAGATGATCGTGCGAACAGTTGTCATTTTGGTAACCGGTGCAAATGTCTCATCATAATCAATTCCATATTCTTGCTTGTTTCCTAAAGCAACCAAACGAGCCTTGTAACGGTTGAGGGACCCATCAGAATTCAATTTTACATAATACACCCATTTTCAACCTATAGGTTTGACATCAGGAGGACATGAGATAATATCCCATGTGAAATTCTCTTGAAGAGCTTGAAGCTCTTCATTCATTGCTTTTACCCATCACATATCTTTAACAGCCTGTGAGTAGCAAGTAGGAATAGATATGCTAGATAGTGTGGCAGTTAGAGAAGTATGTGAGGAATCATACTTGTCTGGTGAATATCTATCTGGTGCTCGAGATATTCGACCAGAACGTCATGGTTCAACTGGTACAGGATTAGGTGGCGGTTCATCTTCGGGAAGGGGTGTAGGAACCTCTTGTCTGCGTTTTTTTGACATATACATGACCTGGTTTATAACGTCCTGTAGATTGAGGCATAATAGAAATTTTAGGAAGAGTAAAAATATCATTAATGGCAGAAGAAACACAGGGATACATAAACTGATTATCAAAAAATGTCACATTCCTAGAAATGCGAAAATGATGGTTAGTGACATCATAACACACAAATCCCTTATGAGAGTTACTATATCCCATAAATGCATATTGAACTGATTGTGCTCCAAGCTTATGCCTTTCAAATGGAGGTAAGTGAACAAAACACACACACCCAAAAGTATGTAAAGCACTATAATCAGGGTGAATTTTAAAAAGAAGAAAGAAAGGAGAATCAAGATCAATAACCGTAGAAGGAAGGCGATTGATCAAGAAGAGAGTTGTGGAAAGAGCCTCCGCCAAAAATCGGGATGGTACAGAAGCTTGGAGAAGTAAGGTGCGTGTTACATCAAGCAAATGAAGATTCTTACGTTctgccatgccattttgttgaggagtattgGGACAAGATCATTGAGACAAAATACCTTTTTATTGAAGGCATTCCTGAAACTCGTGAGACATGTACTCACCACCAGAGTCAGAGCGAAATTTTTTTACACTTGCTTGAAATTGAGTTTCAACATATGTCAAAAATTTCTTAAACATAGAAAACACTTCAGATTTAAAACAGAGAAAATATATCCAAGTAAAACGACTATAATCATCGATAAATCTGACAAAATATTTATAGTGAGCATGAGAAACAACAGGAGACATTCCCCATACATCACTATGAATCATCTCAAAACAAGTGGAAGCTTGATGAGCACCTGACGGAAAAGGAAGTGTTTTACTTTTAGCTAATTTGCAAACAGAACATGAAACAGAGGTATTAGTTATAACATTTTTATTTCCCAACAAACCAATTTTAGATAAATGAGACAAAACAACAGAGTTTGGATGACCTAATTTTCTATACCAATCCTCATAAAAACTCAAAACGGTATTACAAGAAAGAGACAAATGATTAGAAATAAATTGTATTGGAAACAATCTTCCCACTTTAGGCCCCTTCGCGATCACCTTCCCCGCCACCTGCTCCTACACAAGACAACCAGTACTAGAAAAGTTAACAATATAGTTTTTATCTACCAATTGACCAACAGACAATAAATTGGAAGCAAATCCAGGTGATACAAGCACATCCCAAAAATCAGAGTTTATGTCGCCGACATCAGTGATAGATAAGTTATTAACATCAGCTATTTGAATTTTTTGATTACCTTGATAAGATTTTAGATTGTGTAAATATTCTGAGGATCCTGTCATGGGATTGGATGCACCGGAATCAAGAAACCATGGGTGAGAAACATTAGAAGACTTACCTTGAATTCCCAATGCCGAAAGAGCATAGAGTACCATTTATTGAATCAATCCAGGTTGTATAACACAGTTGTTTGACGCACTACCATTGGAAGGACCAACTGCATAATTTGTAGTTGCATGGAATGCTTGCACCGAACATTGTGTTGGTCGTGGAGGACGCGTGGGACACTCAGAGATAATATGTCCCTGTTGATTGCAATAATTACAAATCTTCTTGCTGCAGTTACGAGCAATATGTCCAAATTGTTTGCAAGAGAAACATTGAACCTGACTCATATCACGGCATTTTCCTTTACTTTGAGCAGCATATGCAACCGCCGCAGGCTCAAAAATAACAGCTTCATGAACATGGCTCCTTGAGTAATAAGACGTTTTTCTTCCCTTAGAAGCTCTCCAACACATGTATATAAAGAAGGAACAGGGTTCCTATTCAATAAAGCACCTCTGACAACTTCAAATTATGGGCGAAGTTTCATGAGAAATTGATCTCGGGTACTTGTGTTGTAGACCGCTTGAATAGCCGCAAGAGAATTCTTCGGAACATCGACATGTATAAGAGAAGAGTGTTTTGTCCACAAATTTAGAAAACCAGAATAATATTCTTGAATGGATAAATTACCTTGTTTGTAATTTGCTATCTCCAGCTCTAACTGAAAACGCTTAGCAACATTGTCTTTTTTGTAAATACGCTTCAAATAGTTTCACATTTCTTGAGGAAGGCAACATTTGTCGACGCCGTTTCAAAAAGGAAGGCAACAATGACAGGGTTCCTATATTAGTATACCACTATCTGCTAGCACTGCAATCACCGAACAAGCTACGAATTGAAACGGTGTTGACAAACCGGATCGAACAAGCTATGATCGCCGATTCCAGCCACAATCTGCTAGCACTGCACAACAATCAGCAACTACAGAAGGAACTAGAATCCACCGCAACTGAAAACCAAACAAACAAGAATCGACCAACCGAAAACTAAACGACCAAGAATCGATCAACCGAAAACAAAACGAACAAGAATCAATCTGCAGAATCCAAATCGCAGAACAACAACGGAAATCGCAATGATGAAATCGGGAGACGGCAACCGAAACTCAGAATCACCCGCAGCTACAAGGTTTCTATTGTCGGAAGAAATTGTTTCCAAACTAGATTTGAGAGCGACCAAGAAAACAAGGTTTCACAGGTTTGATCGAACACCTACTGATACCATGTCATGTAAATTGACTTTTCTGCCTTTCTCTATTGTATTCCATACTAATatataatcatatcaataatTACATGTAATTACAACTTATAATGACAAATATTCTATTGCCTGATTTATGTAACCTATTAAAGGAAAGTAGATAGTTTACAATAAATATTAAGATTAATTCTTATTAACATAATCTGATCTTGTTCTTGGCTCCAAGAGCACGTTGCATGGATCTTGACCAAGAAATGTAGTTAGAACCATCCAATTGAGGTGTGATGCTGACAGAGTTATGAATTTCACTATGATGAACATAATACATCGAACCAACATCACCATTGGTAATTCGATTTGCATCAGGAGCAGTACGTGGTGGGATTGGACCAGAGTAGAGATTTGCAGGTACAAATCACAGAGAAAAATGAGAATGAATCATAAAAAAATCAAGAAAGAAGATAGATTGGATCGAGAGCGAATGATACCAAATTATGATATAAAAGTTAACATGTGGAAGATGAGAAAATTTGATAAACTCTCATTTATTGATTGAGATGAGTGTGTAGTTTGTATATAAGATGAGTTACATGCTAGTTACTTAGAATAGAAGAAAACTATCTAAACTAGAATTGTGAGAGTAGTACTAACTAGTTAACTACCAACTTAACTAATTTTGTGTTTCTTCGGTTAAAAAAGATAGCAAGGATTGTGTTTGATTTGGGTGGTGTTGTAATCCGGATAGTTGTAACTTTGGGTTTGAGGATCCCTTGTCCTCTTGTTTAATTCAATTCTATTGCTTATTAGAGATAAGCTTATTAGGGCTAACACAAAAATTATCCACCCGACTGTACTTCTCTACGTGAAATCACTGTCGAGGAACATGGTGTTGTGGTCATGTTATTGACATTGATATATACCCTTACATTAACACTAGAAAATTTGAGCTTACGTGTAGTGATGAATGTTTATAATATTGAGATGTAGACAATCGAAAAAACATACTTATGAGTTATGAGTATCTTGTCCTCACTTGTGTGGATATTTAACTACTTATTATGAGAGAATATATTATGATCTTCAAGATTTTTATTTATAAATCCGAGTAGTATATTGACAAGTTGAAGATTTTGTTGGTTCAATAACCATGGTTTCTTCCGTAGAACTCTTG is a window of Lathyrus oleraceus cultivar Zhongwan6 chromosome 6, CAAS_Psat_ZW6_1.0, whole genome shotgun sequence DNA encoding:
- the LOC127095665 gene encoding zinc finger protein GIS2-like: MCWRASKGRKTSYYSRSHVHEAVIFEPAAVAYAAQSKGKCRDMSQVQCFSCKQFGHIARNCSKKICNYCNQQGHIISECPTRPPRPTQCSVQAFHATTNYAVGPSNGSASNNCVIQPGLIQ